A region of Pyxidicoccus parkwaysis DNA encodes the following proteins:
- a CDS encoding ATP-binding cassette domain-containing protein, with the protein MSESPHNDTLRFTDVRVTFESGRQVLQGVTADVSTRELTFIAGASGSGKSVLCRMAVGLLRPDSGQVELWGERVDTQPERDLVRLRRKAPYLVQGPALLDWRTLRENVRLADPQAHAEDVESALAQVGLQDWADRLPPELGPGAKKRAAIARALVLKPRYLLLDEPTTGLDRRAASQVEEVMASLKARGLGGLVVTHDYRQLKGLADRVLVVAGGRCAYLGPPAGFLESSAPELRVLTAPFMEGATDG; encoded by the coding sequence GTGAGCGAGAGCCCCCACAACGACACCCTCCGATTCACGGACGTGCGAGTCACGTTCGAGTCGGGGCGTCAGGTGCTGCAAGGCGTGACGGCAGACGTGTCCACGCGAGAGCTCACGTTCATCGCGGGAGCGAGCGGCTCCGGTAAGAGCGTGCTGTGCCGCATGGCCGTGGGCCTGCTCCGTCCGGACTCGGGCCAGGTGGAGCTGTGGGGCGAGCGGGTGGACACCCAGCCCGAGCGCGACCTGGTGCGCCTGCGCAGGAAGGCCCCGTACCTGGTGCAGGGCCCGGCGCTGCTGGACTGGCGGACGCTGCGGGAGAACGTGCGGCTCGCGGACCCGCAGGCGCACGCCGAGGACGTGGAGTCCGCGCTGGCCCAGGTAGGCCTGCAGGACTGGGCGGACCGGCTGCCCCCGGAGTTGGGGCCCGGAGCGAAGAAGCGCGCGGCGATTGCGCGAGCCCTGGTGCTGAAGCCACGCTACCTGCTGCTGGACGAGCCCACCACGGGGCTGGACCGACGGGCGGCGTCGCAGGTGGAAGAGGTGATGGCGTCGCTGAAGGCGCGAGGGCTGGGCGGGTTGGTGGTGACGCACGACTACCGGCAGTTGAAGGGACTGGCGGACCGGGTGCTGGTGGTGGCGGGAGGACGCTGTGCATACCTGGGGCCGCCGGCCGGGTTCCTGGAGTCCTCCGCGCCCGAGCTTCGGGTGCTGACGGCGCCGTTCATGGAGGGCGCGACGGATGGATGA
- a CDS encoding MlaD family protein, whose protein sequence is MDERRLELKVGALVLATVVGVLVLLWLMGELTVGSSAGLAVDFGHTGNVVEGAPVKLGGVQVGRVQAIRLLPERRDAQGKPLPVQMELAVAPEALGALRADARVTVATVGLLGEPYLELNPGAAEKPLSKGQAVRGTDAPRLDILAEQLSRFVEILSAMLEKDPEAVTDLAANVSRLTKTMDRMLNDNEGDVKVLASELAAASKDLRQLAAFARESFQPGGKGAKLIEDAAATAAVMRHELPGLTKSAGTTLDGLAAVTGALGPEDGQRVKLALERFTNAAGQLEGIAARADRVLAKIEAGEGTAGAVLQDPTLYDELRTLVTDLRKHPWKILWKD, encoded by the coding sequence ATGGATGAGCGACGGTTGGAGCTGAAGGTGGGCGCCCTCGTGCTGGCGACGGTGGTGGGCGTGCTCGTGCTGCTGTGGTTGATGGGCGAGCTGACGGTGGGCTCCAGCGCGGGGCTCGCGGTGGACTTCGGCCACACGGGCAACGTGGTGGAGGGCGCGCCGGTGAAGCTGGGCGGCGTGCAGGTGGGGCGCGTGCAGGCGATTCGCCTGCTGCCCGAGCGGAGGGATGCGCAGGGCAAGCCGCTGCCGGTGCAGATGGAGCTGGCAGTGGCACCGGAGGCACTGGGAGCCCTGCGCGCGGATGCGAGGGTGACGGTGGCCACGGTGGGCCTGCTGGGCGAGCCGTACTTGGAGCTGAACCCGGGAGCGGCGGAGAAGCCGCTGAGCAAGGGACAGGCGGTGCGAGGGACGGATGCGCCGAGGTTGGACATCCTCGCAGAGCAGCTCTCGCGCTTCGTGGAGATTCTGTCCGCGATGCTGGAGAAGGACCCCGAGGCGGTGACGGACCTGGCGGCGAACGTGTCGCGGCTGACGAAGACGATGGACCGGATGCTGAATGACAACGAGGGCGACGTGAAGGTGCTCGCCTCGGAGTTGGCGGCGGCGTCGAAGGACCTGAGACAGCTCGCGGCCTTCGCGCGTGAGTCGTTCCAGCCCGGGGGCAAGGGCGCGAAGCTGATTGAAGACGCGGCGGCCACGGCGGCGGTGATGCGGCACGAGCTCCCCGGGCTGACGAAGTCCGCGGGCACGACGCTGGACGGACTGGCAGCGGTGACGGGGGCGCTGGGACCGGAGGATGGGCAGCGCGTGAAGCTGGCGCTGGAGCGCTTCACGAACGCGGCGGGACAGTTGGAAGGCATTGCCGCGAGGGCGGACCGCGTGCTGGCGAAGATTGAAGCCGGCGAGGGCACGGCCGGCGCGGTGCTCCAGGACCCGACGCTCTATGATGAACTGCGCACGCTGGTGACGGACCTGCGCAAGCATCCGTGGAAGATTCTCTGGAAGGACTGA
- a CDS encoding MlaE family ABC transporter permease codes for MSAVLSFFGAPVVMLMRTVRASLRDGVPWRESLAQLHELGGRSVWLVMSGMAFFGAVLVTIANSQAKRFVGNVAVLGPAYFELLIRELGPVMSAMLTASRAGASHAAELSTMSVNEQVEALEMSAGDPYADLVAPRVIAGVFGVPLLSIIGTVAATLAAAGVASFVFGVDGRAFMDPRYVDGWDLLVALLKAGACGLYIPLAAAVAGLNAKGGAEAVGEATTSGVVAASLGCLLIDFTVSLAFQLLRL; via the coding sequence ATGAGCGCGGTGCTGTCCTTCTTCGGAGCGCCGGTGGTGATGTTGATGCGCACCGTGCGGGCCTCGCTGCGCGACGGAGTGCCCTGGCGCGAGTCCCTGGCCCAGCTTCACGAACTGGGCGGGCGCAGCGTGTGGCTCGTGATGTCCGGCATGGCCTTCTTCGGCGCGGTGCTGGTGACGATTGCGAACAGTCAGGCCAAGCGCTTCGTGGGCAACGTGGCGGTGCTCGGCCCCGCCTACTTCGAGCTGCTCATCCGCGAGCTGGGCCCGGTGATGTCCGCGATGCTCACGGCCTCGCGAGCCGGAGCCAGCCACGCGGCCGAGCTCTCCACCATGAGCGTCAACGAGCAGGTGGAGGCGCTGGAGATGTCCGCGGGAGACCCCTACGCGGACCTCGTGGCGCCGAGGGTGATTGCCGGAGTCTTCGGCGTGCCGCTGTTGAGCATCATCGGAACGGTGGCGGCGACACTGGCCGCGGCGGGAGTCGCGAGCTTCGTCTTTGGAGTGGACGGACGTGCCTTCATGGACCCGCGCTACGTGGACGGATGGGATTTGCTGGTGGCGCTGCTGAAGGCGGGAGCCTGTGGGCTATACATTCCCCTGGCGGCGGCGGTGGCGGGACTGAATGCGAAGGGCGGAGCCGAGGCGGTGGGCGAGGCCACCACCTCCGGCGTGGTGGCGGCAAGCCTCGGCTGCCTGTTGATCGACTTCACCGTGTCCCTCGCCTTCCAGTTGCTGCGCCTGTGA
- a CDS encoding ABC transporter permease, producing the protein MPRSSSAPQWKIERAGDEVRFAGIFRTADGTQILAAFRDASKSASTVDLDLAEVQQLDSGVVMLLLGELAARGARANLRTGDRFRPLFELCMEGCAWIRKRTRPVGLVEQIGLGTTHEVAGLDQALEFVGEMTFGAGRLVQRAARAHWRELPVLVERAGVDALPVVLILNFLLGFVTAFMSARVLALLGANLLVANLVSIAVTRQLSPLMTAIIVCGRSGAAYAAELGSMRVAEEIDALRTLGLEPFSWLVLPRVLALMTVTPVLTLLADLSGILGGLVVAVVSLGLTPRIYFNQTRDALELWDIESGLWMSVAFALFIGLIACQQGMAASGGATGVGRRTTQTVVHSLFAIIFLDAAFTVLYRAFGLS; encoded by the coding sequence ATGCCCCGCTCGAGTTCCGCCCCTCAATGGAAGATTGAACGCGCGGGAGATGAGGTCCGTTTCGCCGGCATCTTCCGGACAGCTGACGGCACGCAAATCCTGGCGGCCTTTCGCGACGCATCGAAGAGCGCCAGCACCGTGGACCTCGACCTCGCGGAGGTGCAGCAACTCGACTCCGGCGTGGTGATGCTCCTGCTCGGTGAGCTGGCTGCGCGTGGGGCTCGGGCAAATCTCCGGACCGGCGACCGCTTCCGACCGCTCTTCGAATTGTGCATGGAGGGCTGCGCGTGGATCAGAAAGCGGACGAGGCCGGTGGGGTTGGTCGAGCAGATTGGGCTCGGCACCACGCATGAGGTGGCCGGGCTCGACCAGGCGCTCGAATTCGTCGGGGAGATGACCTTCGGCGCGGGTCGGCTGGTCCAGCGTGCTGCGCGCGCTCACTGGCGGGAACTCCCGGTGCTCGTCGAACGAGCGGGCGTGGATGCACTTCCCGTCGTCCTCATCCTCAACTTCCTCCTCGGATTCGTGACCGCGTTCATGTCCGCGCGGGTGCTGGCGCTGCTCGGGGCCAACCTCCTGGTCGCCAACCTGGTCTCCATTGCCGTGACTCGGCAGCTCTCGCCGCTCATGACCGCGATCATCGTCTGCGGGCGCTCAGGCGCCGCGTACGCAGCGGAACTGGGCTCGATGCGGGTGGCGGAGGAAATCGATGCGCTGCGGACCCTGGGGCTCGAACCGTTCAGCTGGCTCGTGCTGCCCCGCGTGCTCGCGCTGATGACCGTCACACCCGTGCTCACGCTTCTCGCGGACCTGAGCGGAATCCTGGGGGGCCTCGTGGTGGCGGTGGTGAGCCTCGGCTTGACCCCGAGGATCTACTTCAACCAGACGCGGGACGCCCTCGAGCTCTGGGACATCGAGTCCGGGCTGTGGATGAGCGTCGCGTTCGCGCTCTTCATCGGACTCATCGCCTGCCAGCAGGGAATGGCGGCATCCGGTGGCGCCACGGGAGTCGGACGACGGACCACTCAAACCGTCGTCCATTCGCTTTTCGCCATCATCTTTCTCGACGCCGCGTTCACGGTGCTCTACCGCGCGTTCGGATTGTCATGA
- a CDS encoding MlaE family ABC transporter permease: MRPFVWLGRMGLDTVRGAGALGLVAGRTVLGLPRLERRELARALVQFGYDSLPLALATAALAGVIVVLQSGLYIQRFGARAFLGWAAGYGILWEFGPLLLGLIMSARIGARNAAELATMQVGGQIEGLRGIGLDPFAILVAPRVVAMELSMLALSSFTFLVAILFESVAALLTLGLPLRIFYGTFADMLDPLDILGGVIKTGAYGLAISLVSTAVGLSARGGARAVGQAAASAVVQSCAAIFVLDFLLTSLLTGWMK; the protein is encoded by the coding sequence GTGAGGCCATTCGTCTGGTTGGGCCGCATGGGCCTGGACACCGTGCGCGGCGCGGGAGCCCTGGGGCTCGTCGCGGGCCGCACGGTGTTGGGACTGCCAAGGCTGGAGCGTCGCGAGCTCGCACGGGCGCTGGTGCAATTCGGTTACGACTCCCTTCCCCTGGCGCTGGCCACCGCCGCACTGGCGGGCGTCATCGTGGTGCTGCAATCCGGTCTCTACATCCAGCGCTTCGGAGCACGCGCCTTCCTCGGCTGGGCGGCGGGCTACGGCATCCTCTGGGAGTTCGGCCCGCTGCTGCTCGGGCTCATCATGTCCGCGCGCATCGGCGCACGGAACGCGGCGGAGCTGGCCACCATGCAGGTGGGCGGGCAGATTGAGGGCCTGCGCGGAATCGGGCTGGATCCGTTCGCCATCCTCGTGGCCCCGCGCGTGGTGGCCATGGAGTTGAGCATGCTCGCGCTGAGCAGCTTCACCTTCCTCGTGGCCATCCTCTTCGAGTCCGTCGCGGCGCTCCTCACGCTGGGCCTGCCCCTGCGCATCTTCTACGGCACGTTCGCGGACATGCTGGACCCGCTCGACATCCTGGGAGGCGTCATCAAGACAGGCGCCTACGGCCTCGCCATTTCACTCGTCTCCACGGCGGTAGGCCTGTCCGCGCGAGGCGGCGCGAGGGCCGTGGGACAAGCAGCGGCGAGCGCGGTGGTGCAGAGCTGCGCGGCCATCTTCGTGCTCGACTTCCTGCTCACCTCGCTGCTGACGGGGTGGATGAAATGA
- a CDS encoding ABC transporter ATP-binding protein — MDLRADGLTVRYGARTVLASVTCALPPGTQALVLGRSGAGKTTLLKALAGLVTPAEGSVLWDGQVAARLPASERRVRQAAFGMVFQTDALFDSMTVRDNVMLPLTRRRVPEDEARVRADEVLRAVGLAEAADTLPERLSGGMKKRAGLARALAARPSVLLADDPFAGLDPGTARQVARVLLEVSGGGTLLVAAPEAPVDLPLPRWLYLRGGKLVHDGPPAPALEHAPDDEVLA, encoded by the coding sequence ATGGACCTGCGCGCGGACGGCCTCACGGTGCGGTACGGAGCGCGCACAGTGCTGGCGTCGGTGACGTGTGCCCTGCCTCCGGGGACACAGGCGCTGGTGCTGGGGCGCTCGGGCGCGGGGAAGACGACGCTGCTGAAGGCGCTGGCGGGGCTGGTGACTCCAGCGGAGGGAAGCGTGCTGTGGGATGGACAGGTGGCGGCGCGCCTGCCCGCTTCCGAGCGCCGGGTGCGGCAGGCGGCGTTCGGAATGGTGTTCCAGACGGACGCGCTGTTCGACTCGATGACGGTGAGGGACAACGTGATGCTGCCCCTCACCCGTCGCCGCGTTCCGGAGGACGAGGCCCGTGTGCGGGCGGATGAAGTGCTGCGCGCGGTGGGGCTCGCGGAGGCGGCGGACACGCTGCCGGAGCGGTTGTCGGGAGGCATGAAGAAGCGCGCGGGGTTGGCACGGGCGCTGGCGGCGCGGCCGTCCGTGTTGCTGGCGGATGACCCGTTCGCGGGGTTGGACCCGGGCACCGCGCGACAGGTGGCGCGCGTGCTGCTGGAGGTGTCCGGAGGCGGCACGTTGCTCGTCGCGGCGCCGGAAGCGCCGGTGGACCTGCCCCTGCCCCGGTGGCTGTATCTGCGCGGAGGGAAGCTGGTGCATGACGGGCCTCCCGCGCCAGCGCTGGAGCACGCGCCCGATGACGAGGTGCTCGCGTGA
- a CDS encoding ABC-type transport auxiliary lipoprotein family protein: MNRMWLVAFLPAAVAAGCALTSKGKLLEVSWYTLELIQPGTANPQSAGPVLRLGYVHSGADLGQRIAWGDGAYRMGFYEERRWTERPAQFVTTALHRALFEAHAFRRASQVTAPQLDIEVVSLQELRSPRAHAGRVALHVRLSGERELLDTTIVRDEPVRGGRFEDVVAAISHALDDATNEVAERVEAALCASPGVDGVTGASCHPSSP; this comes from the coding sequence ATGAACCGCATGTGGCTCGTGGCTTTCCTGCCCGCGGCCGTGGCGGCCGGATGCGCGCTCACCTCGAAAGGGAAGCTCTTGGAGGTGAGCTGGTACACACTGGAGTTGATCCAGCCGGGAACGGCGAACCCTCAATCCGCCGGACCCGTCCTGCGCCTGGGCTACGTCCATTCCGGCGCGGACCTGGGACAGCGCATCGCGTGGGGGGACGGCGCCTACCGGATGGGCTTCTACGAAGAGCGTCGGTGGACTGAACGGCCCGCGCAGTTCGTCACCACCGCGCTTCATCGTGCCCTCTTCGAAGCCCACGCTTTCCGGCGTGCTTCCCAGGTGACCGCACCGCAACTCGATATCGAGGTCGTCTCGCTTCAGGAGCTCCGGTCGCCGCGAGCGCATGCCGGCCGTGTGGCGCTCCATGTGCGGTTGTCGGGCGAGCGCGAGCTCCTCGACACCACCATCGTCAGGGATGAGCCGGTGAGGGGAGGGCGATTCGAGGATGTCGTCGCGGCCATCTCCCACGCGCTCGACGATGCGACGAACGAGGTCGCTGAACGGGTCGAGGCCGCCTTGTGCGCGTCACCGGGTGTAGACGGCGTCACCGGGGCCTCTTGTCATCCGAGTAGCCCCTGA
- a CDS encoding MlaD family protein codes for MATRSTYLKLGLFVVLCGCALVAVGILIGLRRIHREVVSVYTFFDESVTGLEVGSPVRARGVPIGQVGEITFAPDHRMVSVRSDIDVEEVVRLGFPSPGEKGHIQVPSYVRARLASQGLTGGRYIALDFFDEKTHPPPELSFPPPENYIPAERSVQNSLEQAASTAMNGLASLVETLRSQHLAERVVHTTTEADEVMALLQQVLRSIQQQHLPRRATATVEELRLAANRINRLLDQIGGEAGLIATTQRSVGAVGEAGRQATDTTHNLGETLEEIRSAAAAVRTLADRLERDPDMLLKGRGKEEAP; via the coding sequence ATGGCGACCCGTTCCACCTACTTGAAGCTCGGGCTCTTCGTGGTGCTCTGCGGTTGCGCGCTCGTCGCGGTGGGAATCCTCATCGGCCTCCGTCGCATCCACCGCGAGGTCGTCTCGGTCTACACGTTCTTCGACGAGTCGGTGACCGGTCTCGAGGTCGGGTCTCCTGTCCGGGCGCGAGGAGTTCCCATCGGGCAGGTCGGAGAAATCACCTTCGCTCCAGACCATCGGATGGTCTCGGTGAGAAGTGACATCGACGTCGAGGAGGTGGTGCGGCTCGGGTTTCCCTCGCCCGGCGAGAAGGGGCACATCCAGGTGCCTTCCTATGTGCGCGCCCGGCTTGCCTCGCAGGGGCTGACCGGCGGGCGCTACATCGCCCTGGATTTCTTCGACGAGAAGACCCATCCGCCGCCCGAGCTCTCGTTTCCGCCGCCCGAGAACTACATTCCGGCCGAGCGCAGCGTGCAAAACAGTCTCGAGCAGGCCGCGAGCACGGCGATGAACGGCCTTGCATCCCTGGTGGAGACTCTCCGCTCGCAACATCTGGCCGAGCGGGTCGTGCACACGACGACCGAGGCGGACGAAGTCATGGCCCTGCTCCAACAAGTGCTGCGGAGCATCCAGCAACAGCACCTGCCGCGGCGCGCGACGGCGACGGTGGAGGAGCTCCGCCTGGCCGCGAACCGCATCAACCGCCTGCTCGATCAGATTGGCGGCGAAGCCGGCCTCATCGCGACGACGCAGCGATCGGTGGGGGCCGTCGGAGAGGCGGGCCGTCAGGCCACCGACACGACGCACAACCTGGGTGAGACGCTCGAGGAGATCCGCTCCGCCGCTGCCGCGGTCCGAACGCTCGCGGATCGGCTCGAGCGCGATCCGGACATGCTCCTGAAGGGTCGCGGCAAGGAAGAGGCGCCATGA
- a CDS encoding ABC transporter ATP-binding protein, translating to MSERAHGTPAVHAPVVVAGLAIGWANRTLIENISFDVHSGEIFAILGGSGAGKSTLLRCLVGLDPPLKGEIHIEGNGPPDLEHGLPPFGVMFQGGALFGSLTLLENVKLPLEQWTRLAARDVEEIAYAKLRMVGLADAANRPPSELSGGMLKRAAIARALALDPKLVFFDEPSAGLDPVTSADLDDLILTLARTTQLTVVLVTHELESLFRIADRCLLLDQASKSVRAVGDPRALRNSADPSVHQFFNPGFAVKERSWRPVPPT from the coding sequence ATGAGCGAACGGGCCCATGGGACTCCTGCCGTACACGCTCCGGTGGTCGTCGCTGGACTTGCCATCGGTTGGGCGAATCGAACGCTCATCGAGAACATCTCGTTCGACGTCCACTCGGGGGAGATCTTCGCCATCCTCGGCGGGAGCGGCGCCGGAAAGTCGACCCTGCTCCGCTGCCTCGTAGGCCTCGATCCGCCTCTGAAGGGCGAGATTCACATCGAGGGCAACGGTCCGCCTGACCTCGAGCATGGACTGCCTCCGTTTGGAGTGATGTTCCAGGGTGGGGCACTCTTCGGCTCCCTCACCCTGCTGGAGAACGTGAAGCTACCGCTGGAGCAGTGGACCCGCCTCGCGGCGCGGGACGTCGAGGAGATTGCCTACGCCAAGCTGCGCATGGTGGGGCTCGCGGACGCGGCGAATCGGCCGCCGTCGGAGCTCTCCGGGGGGATGCTGAAGCGTGCGGCGATTGCCCGGGCCCTGGCGCTGGATCCGAAATTGGTGTTCTTCGACGAGCCGTCGGCCGGCCTCGACCCGGTGACGTCCGCGGACCTGGATGACCTCATCCTCACGCTCGCACGCACGACCCAGCTCACCGTGGTGTTGGTCACACACGAGCTGGAGAGCCTGTTTCGCATTGCCGATCGGTGTCTGCTCCTCGACCAGGCTTCGAAAAGCGTGCGGGCGGTCGGAGACCCGCGCGCGTTGCGGAACAGCGCTGATCCGAGCGTGCACCAGTTCTTCAACCCCGGTTTCGCGGTGAAGGAGCGCTCATGGCGACCCGTTCCACCTACTTGA
- a CDS encoding phospholipase D-like domain-containing protein has translation MFRRLLILFDASANPEQVLTAARRLAPAPESVHLYAVSPERRDLEAPRPPSLNALDLLWEGMRDWHVATGIGHQLEDHLSTDAVLQSARQHGSDLVVVGPLFGTSPRSRVSAILAVAIRERLHVLSVGAHCPSVPSPTSRLAIAVSPDGRGLRSVATFLANHTTSRELIALTTNEAPEKAQEVEALSHALGVTETVRIEPLSISPMDRAEAYEEAARRWGADLLLVATDAVDDMYARLLGMFGARALQESYVPTLLLPRTLPTSPMFEERHAVSDSLLLPGQEPRFAVEQVGLMPTVTVPPPGILTAFESGAPLGGAQHQGGTATLPASWFSHIRVGHIRALAFAFDSSARELTPSHVLAPEKPLLLIDSHVTQPALHDALMGLTDTCHPVFVRLRDSEPLDAHRERLHKLMPGLVPLLLIDASAWLDDARADDVPRLVDAQRLLRVAMRLAMAGAVISAVVTRDENKPAHPFLRTLTPSELLHLPDGHALAPLPIPDEPDTFSRELTLAGGSRCVAGHTIDFELDNAREREAVIAAIDSARNTVHWQCYIVEDDAVTARFAEALKHAAARGVRVRLLADALYSGHDSFGAMNPVLVHLSQTPNVDARAIAPLSGLPNLQALKQRNHRKLLLIDTEQAFVTGRNMGAPYYTGFDEVALKRTSHYREVPWLDCGARLTGPLVSELERAFLVEWTRAGGEAFPVPTASPTGSTSARLVLHEGLKDTHTLDTQLALIRNARSRLVLVNTFPLLLELQNALVAALHRGVRVDVLFGSVRPHFGQQSHFPGGTLREVADRYVRSRLDAVIDAGGIAYEFAMPPAPSWEPELERVYPHVHAKLLVCDTTTVAVGSANLDVTAAYWESEALLVVQDMPFAERMLAALAPLLTRSRRIDREDSRWRAEAEQRAWMSRNWPSLVG, from the coding sequence ATGTTCCGACGCCTGCTCATCCTCTTCGATGCCAGCGCGAATCCGGAACAGGTGCTGACCGCGGCACGCCGCCTCGCTCCCGCGCCGGAGAGCGTGCACCTCTACGCCGTGTCGCCCGAGCGTCGGGACCTCGAAGCACCCCGGCCGCCCAGCCTCAACGCGCTCGACCTGCTCTGGGAGGGCATGCGCGACTGGCACGTGGCCACCGGCATCGGGCATCAGCTCGAGGACCACCTCTCGACCGATGCCGTCCTCCAGTCCGCCCGGCAACATGGCTCGGACCTGGTCGTTGTTGGCCCACTGTTCGGCACGTCACCTCGCTCTCGCGTGAGCGCCATCCTGGCAGTCGCCATTCGTGAGCGACTGCACGTGCTCTCCGTCGGTGCGCATTGCCCCTCGGTGCCCTCCCCTACTTCGCGCCTGGCCATCGCGGTGTCGCCTGATGGCAGAGGGCTTCGCTCGGTCGCGACATTCCTCGCGAACCACACGACGTCCCGAGAGCTCATCGCGCTCACCACGAACGAAGCGCCCGAAAAGGCCCAAGAGGTCGAGGCCCTCTCACACGCGCTGGGTGTCACGGAGACCGTGCGCATCGAGCCGCTCTCCATCAGTCCCATGGACCGGGCCGAGGCCTACGAGGAGGCCGCGCGACGCTGGGGCGCGGACCTGTTGCTCGTCGCCACGGATGCGGTCGATGACATGTACGCGCGCCTGCTCGGAATGTTCGGCGCTCGGGCCCTTCAGGAATCGTACGTCCCCACGCTGCTCCTGCCGCGCACGCTCCCGACGTCCCCCATGTTCGAGGAGCGACATGCCGTCTCTGACTCGTTGCTCCTCCCGGGCCAGGAGCCCCGCTTCGCCGTCGAGCAGGTCGGGCTCATGCCCACCGTCACGGTACCCCCGCCTGGAATCCTGACCGCCTTCGAGAGCGGCGCACCGCTCGGAGGTGCCCAGCACCAGGGCGGCACCGCGACGCTGCCGGCTTCATGGTTCAGCCACATTCGCGTCGGGCACATCCGCGCCCTCGCCTTCGCGTTCGACTCCTCCGCGCGGGAGCTCACGCCGAGTCACGTGCTCGCGCCCGAGAAGCCTCTGTTGCTCATCGACAGCCACGTCACCCAGCCCGCGCTCCACGATGCCCTGATGGGCCTCACGGACACGTGCCATCCCGTCTTCGTCCGCTTGCGCGACAGCGAGCCGCTCGACGCACACCGAGAGCGCCTCCACAAGCTCATGCCGGGACTCGTGCCGCTGCTCCTCATCGACGCCAGTGCATGGCTCGACGACGCGCGCGCCGATGACGTGCCGCGCCTGGTGGATGCCCAGCGTCTGCTCCGTGTGGCCATGCGGCTCGCCATGGCTGGAGCCGTCATTTCCGCTGTCGTCACCCGCGACGAGAACAAACCCGCCCACCCCTTCCTTCGCACGCTCACGCCGAGCGAGTTGTTGCACCTCCCGGACGGGCACGCCCTGGCTCCCCTGCCGATACCGGATGAGCCGGACACCTTCTCCCGTGAGCTGACGCTCGCCGGAGGCAGCCGCTGCGTCGCGGGCCACACCATCGACTTCGAGCTCGACAACGCTCGCGAGCGCGAGGCGGTGATTGCCGCCATCGACAGTGCCCGGAACACCGTCCACTGGCAGTGCTATATCGTCGAGGACGACGCCGTGACGGCCCGCTTCGCGGAAGCCCTCAAGCACGCGGCGGCGAGGGGCGTGCGCGTGCGCCTCCTCGCTGATGCGCTCTACAGCGGACATGACTCCTTCGGCGCGATGAACCCGGTGCTCGTCCACCTCTCCCAGACACCCAACGTCGACGCCCGAGCCATCGCACCGCTGTCCGGACTGCCAAACCTCCAGGCGCTGAAGCAGCGCAACCACCGGAAGCTGCTCCTCATCGACACAGAGCAGGCCTTCGTCACGGGGCGCAACATGGGCGCGCCCTACTACACGGGCTTCGACGAAGTCGCACTCAAGCGGACCTCCCATTACCGCGAAGTGCCCTGGCTGGACTGCGGCGCAAGACTCACGGGCCCACTGGTCTCCGAGCTGGAACGCGCCTTCCTCGTGGAGTGGACCCGAGCAGGCGGAGAGGCCTTCCCGGTGCCCACTGCATCGCCAACGGGCTCCACGTCGGCACGGCTCGTCCTGCACGAAGGGCTCAAGGACACGCACACGCTGGACACGCAACTCGCGCTCATCCGCAACGCGCGCTCACGCCTGGTCCTCGTGAACACCTTTCCCCTGCTGCTCGAATTGCAGAACGCGCTCGTCGCGGCGCTCCACCGAGGCGTGCGCGTGGACGTACTCTTCGGCAGCGTCCGTCCGCACTTCGGCCAGCAGAGCCACTTCCCGGGAGGCACCCTGCGCGAGGTCGCGGACCGCTACGTCCGCAGCCGACTGGACGCGGTCATCGACGCGGGAGGAATCGCCTACGAGTTCGCCATGCCCCCCGCCCCGAGCTGGGAGCCCGAGTTGGAGCGCGTCTACCCCCACGTCCACGCCAAGCTCCTCGTCTGCGACACGACCACCGTGGCCGTGGGCAGCGCCAATCTGGATGTCACGGCCGCCTACTGGGAAAGCGAGGCACTGCTCGTCGTCCAGGACATGCCCTTCGCGGAGCGCATGCTCGCGGCACTGGCACCGTTGCTTACCCGCTCACGGAGAATCGACCGCGAGGACAGCCGATGGCGCGCCGAGGCCGAGCAGCGCGCCTGGATGAGCCGCAACTGGCCCTCGCTCGTTGGATAG